A window of the Lactuca sativa cultivar Salinas chromosome 7, Lsat_Salinas_v11, whole genome shotgun sequence genome harbors these coding sequences:
- the LOC111879784 gene encoding wax ester synthase/diacylglycerol acyltransferase 11 isoform X2 has protein sequence MGKTPSLNLLKGSKTMKDTVRYVELKEGEGNHEHEPLSSGSRFFHEPGFNIYILTKIGVNSTIHIDAARDFCIQMVAKYPCFSKVVVKDKESGSMNWVRTHVNIDDHLIIPEIDQNMESGDKFVEDYVSNLTVSCIDNSKPLWDIHILNARTSDAEATCIYRAHHSLGDGLSFMNMLLSLSRKASDPEALTTLAANKKAHHHTTKAASFMSFCMVLWNTFVAFMLFVFTTMFLKDTQTPMKASPGVEDRRRRIVTRSVSFADIKLVKNAMNATVNDVIVGIVQAGFNRYLKGRYEEINSPVPENILLRAMMSYNLRASVNVDAATKNTNEDETWGYKVGYILLPFNVKNRSDPLDYVREAKAIMERRKASFEPFATRFFAKTLVPKLFGIKGLMIHIISYVDKVTFVLSAEEETIPDPQKLCDDLEISLHHIKCSVLDKPCAEK, from the exons ATGGGTAAAACACCAAGCTTAAACCTTCTTAAGGGTTCAAAAACCATGAAAGATACAGTAAGATATGTGGAGTTGAAGGAGGGAGAAGGCAATCATGAGCATGAGCCATTGAGTTCTGGGTCTAGGTTTTTTCATGAGCCAGGTTTTAATATCTACATCCTCACTAAAATTGGTGTAAACTCCACAATCCATATCGACGCAGCTAGAGACTTTTGTATTCAGATGGTTGCTAAATATCCTTGCTTCTCTAAAGTGGTG GTTAAAGATAAAGAAAGTGGGAGCATGAACTGGGTTCGCACACATGTAAACATAGATGACCATCTTATTATACCAGAAATCGATCAAAACATGGAATCAGGAGATAAATTCGTGGAAGATTACGTCTCAAATCTTACTGTATCTTGTATTGACAACTCGAAACCCTTATGGGATATACACATCCTTAACGCAAGAACCTCGGATGCAGAAGCCACATGCATCTATCGCGCTCATCACTCACTTGGTGATGGTCTGTCATTTATGAATATGTTGCTTTCTCTTAGTAGAAAAGCCTCGGATCCCGAGGCATTGACTACACTTGCCGCGAATAAGAAAGCTCATCATCATACCACCAAAGCTGCTAGTTTTATGTCCTTTTGTATGGTTCTTTGGAACACTTTTGTCGCATttatgttgtttgtgttcactaCCATGTTTCTAAAAGACACACAAACACCTATGAAAGCCTCACCTGGTGTTGAAGATAGACGTCGGCGCATTGTTACTCGAAGTGTTAGCTTTGCTGACATAAAGTTGGTGAAAAACGCTATGAATGCT ACTGTGAACGATGTAATAGTTGGAATTGTACAAGCTGGTTTCAACCGTTACCTTAAGGGGAGATATG AAGAGATAAATAGTCCTGTTCCAGAAAACATTCTCCTTCGTGCAATGATGTCTTATAACTTGCGAGCCTCTGTGAATGTTGAT GCTGCTACAAAGAATACAAATGAAGACGAAACATGGGGATACAAGGTAGGTTATATACTACTTCCATTCAACGTCAAAAATAGAAGTGACCCCTTAGACTATGTACGGGAAGCGAAGGCTATCATGGAACGCAGGAAAGCTTCTTTTGAGCCATTTGCTACTAGATTCTTTGCTAAGACATTGGTCCCGAAGTTGTTTGGTATAAAG GGATTGATGATTCATATAATCAGTTATGTTGACAAAGTTACATTTGTGCTATCAGCAGAAGAAGAAACTATACCTGACCCCCAAAAGTTATGTGATGACCTTGAAATATCATTGCACCACATCAAATGTTCGGTTTTAGATAAACCATGTGCGGAGAAATAA
- the LOC111879784 gene encoding wax ester synthase/diacylglycerol acyltransferase 11 isoform X1, which yields MGKTPSLNLLKGSKTMKDTVRYVELKEGEGNHEHEPLSSGSRFFHEPGFNIYILTKIGVNSTIHIDAARDFCIQMVAKYPCFSKVVVKDKESGSMNWVRTHVNIDDHLIIPEIDQNMESGDKFVEDYVSNLTVSCIDNSKPLWDIHILNARTSDAEATCIYRAHHSLGDGLSFMNMLLSLSRKASDPEALTTLAANKKAHHHTTKAASFMSFCMVLWNTFVAFMLFVFTTMFLKDTQTPMKASPGVEDRRRRIVTRSVSFADIKLVKNAMNATVNDVIVGIVQAGFNRYLKGRYEEINSPVPENILLRAMMSYNLRASVNVDAATKNTNEDETWGYKVGYILLPFNVKNRSDPLDYVREAKAIMERRKASFEPFATRFFAKTLVPKLFGIKIAGKLNRKVYYNTTFGFSNMPGPKEELCFLQQKVTYLAPSIYGIPSGLMIHIISYVDKVTFVLSAEEETIPDPQKLCDDLEISLHHIKCSVLDKPCAEK from the exons ATGGGTAAAACACCAAGCTTAAACCTTCTTAAGGGTTCAAAAACCATGAAAGATACAGTAAGATATGTGGAGTTGAAGGAGGGAGAAGGCAATCATGAGCATGAGCCATTGAGTTCTGGGTCTAGGTTTTTTCATGAGCCAGGTTTTAATATCTACATCCTCACTAAAATTGGTGTAAACTCCACAATCCATATCGACGCAGCTAGAGACTTTTGTATTCAGATGGTTGCTAAATATCCTTGCTTCTCTAAAGTGGTG GTTAAAGATAAAGAAAGTGGGAGCATGAACTGGGTTCGCACACATGTAAACATAGATGACCATCTTATTATACCAGAAATCGATCAAAACATGGAATCAGGAGATAAATTCGTGGAAGATTACGTCTCAAATCTTACTGTATCTTGTATTGACAACTCGAAACCCTTATGGGATATACACATCCTTAACGCAAGAACCTCGGATGCAGAAGCCACATGCATCTATCGCGCTCATCACTCACTTGGTGATGGTCTGTCATTTATGAATATGTTGCTTTCTCTTAGTAGAAAAGCCTCGGATCCCGAGGCATTGACTACACTTGCCGCGAATAAGAAAGCTCATCATCATACCACCAAAGCTGCTAGTTTTATGTCCTTTTGTATGGTTCTTTGGAACACTTTTGTCGCATttatgttgtttgtgttcactaCCATGTTTCTAAAAGACACACAAACACCTATGAAAGCCTCACCTGGTGTTGAAGATAGACGTCGGCGCATTGTTACTCGAAGTGTTAGCTTTGCTGACATAAAGTTGGTGAAAAACGCTATGAATGCT ACTGTGAACGATGTAATAGTTGGAATTGTACAAGCTGGTTTCAACCGTTACCTTAAGGGGAGATATG AAGAGATAAATAGTCCTGTTCCAGAAAACATTCTCCTTCGTGCAATGATGTCTTATAACTTGCGAGCCTCTGTGAATGTTGAT GCTGCTACAAAGAATACAAATGAAGACGAAACATGGGGATACAAGGTAGGTTATATACTACTTCCATTCAACGTCAAAAATAGAAGTGACCCCTTAGACTATGTACGGGAAGCGAAGGCTATCATGGAACGCAGGAAAGCTTCTTTTGAGCCATTTGCTACTAGATTCTTTGCTAAGACATTGGTCCCGAAGTTGTTTGGTATAAAG ATTGCAGGAAAGTTGAATCGTAAAGTTTACTATAACACAACGTTTGGCTTCTCCAATATGCCTGGACCAAAAGAAGAATTGTGTTTTCTCCAACAAAAAGTTACCTATCTTGCTCCTAGTATTTATGGCATACCCAGT GGATTGATGATTCATATAATCAGTTATGTTGACAAAGTTACATTTGTGCTATCAGCAGAAGAAGAAACTATACCTGACCCCCAAAAGTTATGTGATGACCTTGAAATATCATTGCACCACATCAAATGTTCGGTTTTAGATAAACCATGTGCGGAGAAATAA